From one Nerophis ophidion isolate RoL-2023_Sa unplaced genomic scaffold, RoL_Noph_v1.0 HiC_scaffold_100, whole genome shotgun sequence genomic stretch:
- the LOC133547431 gene encoding major histocompatibility complex class I-related gene protein-like isoform X1, whose product MMNLLCFFLLVVQTHSVTPVIHTLQYFLTACSQVPNFPEYVSVGYVDEVEVSYYDSNIRKAESKQDWMNKITAEDPNYWKIETEYNLVREHIYKVNIERLRKHLNQTGGVHTYQVMTGCEWNDETDEVKGWQQHSYDGEDFISLDMKTWTWTAAKQQAFPSKLKWDQDTRRLDYNKYYYTELCPSYLKKYVEYGKKVLMRTELPKVFLLQKTPSSPVTCMATGFYPDRADLFWRKDDEQIFEDVEHGELLPNHDGTFQLSVELKVEVTAEVEGKYECVFQLSGVKEDLVTKLERRSILSNASHKGNVSVTATLAVLAVVLLLVAPIIIIFIIKRRPSRQAQYHEAAGDGGNQLSERREG is encoded by the exons ATGATGAACTTGCTTTGCTTCTTCCTCCTAGTTGTACAAACAcacagcgtgacgcctg tgattcacacgctgcagtatttccTAACCGCATgctctcaagttccaaacttcccagagtaTGTGAGTGTTGGTTATGTTGATGAAGTTGAGGTGAGTTACTATGACAGCAACATCAGGAAAGCAGAATccaaacaggactggatgaacaaaatcacagcagaggatccaaaCTACTGGAAGATAGAAACAGAGTACAATCTTGTTAGAGAACATATCTACAAAGTCAACATTGAAAGACTTAGGAAGCATTTAaaccaaactggag GTGTTCACACTTACCAGGTGATGACaggatgtgaatggaatgatgagactgatgaagttaaaggttggCAGCAGCACagttatgatggagaagatttcatatcgttggacatgaagacatggacatggactgcagcaaaacaacaagctttccccTCCAAACTCAAGTGGGACCAGGACACACGTAGACTAGACTACAATAAGTATTATTACACTGAGCtatgtccttcttacttgaagaagtATGTGGAGTATGGGAAGAaggtcctaatgagaacag AGCTTCCAAAGGTGTTCCTCCTCCAGAAgacaccatcctctccggtcacCTGCATGGCGACGGGTTTCTACCCCGACCGAGCCGActtgttttggaggaaagacgacgagcagatcttcgaggacgtggagcacggagagctgctccccaaccacgacggaaccttccagtTGTCGGTGGagctgaaagtggaggtgacggccgaggtggagggcaagtacgaatgtgtgttcCAGCTGTCTGGCGTGAAGGAGGAcctggtcaccaagctggagagaagaagcatcctgagcaacgcaagccataaag GCAACGTGAGCGTCACTGCCACGCTGGCGGTCCTCGCTGTGGTGCTCCTCCTGGTGGcccccatcatcatcatcttcatcatcaagcGTCGCCCAAGCAGACAAG cccaaTACCATGAagctg CTGGTGACGGTGGTAACCAGCTCTCAGAGAGACGTGAAGGCTGA
- the LOC133547431 gene encoding major histocompatibility complex class I-related gene protein-like isoform X2 — translation MMNLLCFFLLVVQTHSVTPVIHTLQYFLTACSQVPNFPEYVSVGYVDEVEVSYYDSNIRKAESKQDWMNKITAEDPNYWKIETEYNLVREHIYKVNIERLRKHLNQTGGVHTYQVMTGCEWNDETDEVKGWQQHSYDGEDFISLDMKTWTWTAAKQQAFPSKLKWDQDTRRLDYNKYYYTELCPSYLKKYVEYGKKVLMRTELPKVFLLQKTPSSPVTCMATGFYPDRADLFWRKDDEQIFEDVEHGELLPNHDGTFQLSVELKVEVTAEVEGKYECVFQLSGVKEDLVTKLERRSILSNASHKGNVSVTATLAVLAVVLLLVAPIIIIFIIKRRPSRQAQYHEAGK, via the exons ATGATGAACTTGCTTTGCTTCTTCCTCCTAGTTGTACAAACAcacagcgtgacgcctg tgattcacacgctgcagtatttccTAACCGCATgctctcaagttccaaacttcccagagtaTGTGAGTGTTGGTTATGTTGATGAAGTTGAGGTGAGTTACTATGACAGCAACATCAGGAAAGCAGAATccaaacaggactggatgaacaaaatcacagcagaggatccaaaCTACTGGAAGATAGAAACAGAGTACAATCTTGTTAGAGAACATATCTACAAAGTCAACATTGAAAGACTTAGGAAGCATTTAaaccaaactggag GTGTTCACACTTACCAGGTGATGACaggatgtgaatggaatgatgagactgatgaagttaaaggttggCAGCAGCACagttatgatggagaagatttcatatcgttggacatgaagacatggacatggactgcagcaaaacaacaagctttccccTCCAAACTCAAGTGGGACCAGGACACACGTAGACTAGACTACAATAAGTATTATTACACTGAGCtatgtccttcttacttgaagaagtATGTGGAGTATGGGAAGAaggtcctaatgagaacag AGCTTCCAAAGGTGTTCCTCCTCCAGAAgacaccatcctctccggtcacCTGCATGGCGACGGGTTTCTACCCCGACCGAGCCGActtgttttggaggaaagacgacgagcagatcttcgaggacgtggagcacggagagctgctccccaaccacgacggaaccttccagtTGTCGGTGGagctgaaagtggaggtgacggccgaggtggagggcaagtacgaatgtgtgttcCAGCTGTCTGGCGTGAAGGAGGAcctggtcaccaagctggagagaagaagcatcctgagcaacgcaagccataaag GCAACGTGAGCGTCACTGCCACGCTGGCGGTCCTCGCTGTGGTGCTCCTCCTGGTGGcccccatcatcatcatcttcatcatcaagcGTCGCCCAAGCAGACAAG cccaaTACCATGAagctggtaagtaa